The following proteins are co-located in the Methanomassiliicoccales archaeon genome:
- the fni gene encoding type 2 isopentenyl-diphosphate Delta-isomerase, protein MKQIEKRKADHIDITLQEDVSSGFNYWDDVKLVHCSLPEVDLDEIDTSTKLFGKHISMPLIITAITGGHPRARKINENLAAACTELQIGMGVGSQRAGLEHGDDGSYKVLKDYDLPLRIGNVGAPQLIPQKGRSPFDIDSLFQAMEMVDAHLMAIHLNFLQEVAQPEGDTRARGCLEAIRAACRELPIIVKETGAGISREMAKKLQGVGVRGLDVAGTGGTSFSAVEKHRALKAGNLSRAMLGDTFHDWGIPAPVAVIWAGVGVPVIASGGVMDGLQVAKGLALGASAAGIARGILSEALESKEKVIARLRLIQDELRAAMFLTGSKDVKELGRQRFILTGETKAWLEQVM, encoded by the coding sequence ATGAAGCAGATAGAGAAGCGCAAGGCGGACCATATCGACATAACGTTGCAAGAGGATGTTTCCTCTGGATTTAACTATTGGGATGATGTCAAACTAGTCCATTGCTCCTTGCCTGAAGTGGACCTTGATGAAATAGATACATCAACTAAGCTGTTCGGTAAGCATATCAGCATGCCTTTGATAATCACGGCGATTACTGGTGGCCATCCCCGAGCAAGGAAGATCAATGAGAATTTGGCCGCCGCCTGCACTGAGCTGCAAATAGGCATGGGAGTCGGCAGTCAAAGGGCAGGATTGGAGCATGGAGATGATGGCAGCTATAAAGTTCTCAAGGATTATGATCTGCCTCTGCGCATCGGCAACGTTGGGGCTCCTCAGCTCATCCCCCAAAAAGGTCGTTCTCCCTTCGATATTGATTCCCTGTTCCAGGCTATGGAGATGGTAGACGCGCATTTAATGGCCATTCATCTAAATTTCCTCCAGGAGGTGGCCCAACCTGAGGGAGATACGCGAGCAAGAGGGTGTCTGGAAGCCATAAGGGCAGCTTGCCGCGAGCTGCCCATTATCGTTAAAGAGACAGGTGCTGGTATCTCCCGAGAAATGGCAAAAAAATTGCAAGGGGTTGGAGTACGAGGTTTGGACGTAGCAGGAACGGGAGGGACCTCCTTCTCTGCTGTGGAGAAGCATCGAGCCCTCAAGGCTGGGAATTTGAGCCGTGCCATGCTGGGCGATACTTTCCATGATTGGGGGATACCTGCGCCTGTGGCAGTAATCTGGGCGGGAGTGGGAGTTCCGGTGATCGCCTCGGGTGGCGTGATGGATGGACTCCAGGTGGCCAAAGGGTTAGCCCTCGGAGCTAGTGCTGCAGGAATAGCCAGAGGCATATTATCGGAAGCTCTGGAGTCCAAGGAAAAGGTGATTGCGAGACTCCGCCTCATACAAGATGAGCTGAGGGCAGCTATGTTCCTCACTGGGAGCAAGGATGTAAAAGAGCTGGGCAGGCAGAGGTTCATCCTTACAGGTGAGACTAAAGCGTGGCTTGAACAGGTGATGTGA
- a CDS encoding zinc-ribbon domain-containing protein, protein MADVLADPTIYAIMIILVILGAVTYYEIKIIRKRSKERQIAQIQVDSVYNQIVTSKAVSNALKRQGRNTKEADLALLEADSAFSRHNYSEARAALERAKELLRTAKEQQPAKMELKSVEEIAAPGDTNKEEKSCEVPFQEVRKMPKNFMESKFMICSVRDELEGAERGGKDVTSAKESLEQAERAFAAEEYTEALKYALRARKILQEPKDDEKRSQSNLDSVEKVPPSVVIQPPPSHCAKCQAELDPGDIFCSRCGTKIDRDIRCPRCSSKVRVDDAYCRKCGLPLRSD, encoded by the coding sequence ATGGCTGATGTCCTGGCCGACCCCACCATTTACGCCATCATGATAATTTTGGTTATCCTTGGCGCTGTGACTTACTATGAGATAAAAATCATCCGCAAGAGGAGTAAAGAGCGCCAGATAGCCCAGATACAGGTTGATAGTGTCTATAATCAGATAGTGACCTCGAAAGCGGTATCGAACGCCCTGAAGCGCCAAGGTCGAAATACCAAAGAAGCAGATCTCGCTCTTTTGGAGGCTGATTCAGCCTTCAGCCGTCATAATTATTCTGAAGCAAGAGCGGCATTGGAAAGAGCTAAAGAACTTCTACGAACGGCAAAGGAGCAACAACCCGCTAAAATGGAATTGAAGAGTGTTGAGGAAATCGCGGCCCCAGGAGATACGAATAAAGAGGAGAAATCTTGCGAGGTCCCCTTCCAGGAAGTAAGAAAGATGCCGAAGAACTTTATGGAGTCGAAATTCATGATATGCTCCGTTAGAGATGAGCTAGAGGGGGCCGAGAGAGGAGGGAAGGACGTTACCTCCGCTAAAGAGAGTCTAGAACAGGCGGAACGGGCATTTGCGGCGGAAGAATATACCGAGGCTTTGAAGTACGCTTTAAGAGCACGCAAGATTTTACAGGAGCCGAAGGATGATGAAAAGCGGTCTCAAAGCAATTTAGACAGCGTTGAGAAAGTTCCTCCCTCAGTGGTGATCCAGCCTCCTCCTTCTCATTGCGCCAAATGCCAAGCGGAATTGGACCCTGGAGATATCTTTTGCTCTCGCTGCGGGACGAAAATAGATAGAGACATCCGCTGCCCTCGCTGCTCCAGTAAGGTAAGGGTAGATGACGCCTATTGCCGTAAGTGCGGGCTACCGTTGAGATCAGACTGA
- a CDS encoding isopentenyl phosphate kinase, with protein MCAVLVKLGGSVITDKATYRRFDQRSMERLAKEIACASHEVFLVHGAGSYGHLLAAEHRLHEGYQERTQLEGLSRVHMDVRELNLMVMRCLNNAGVSAVSLPPGAMGLMKNGELVRMDIEMFRLYHDLGLLPVTFGDVMLDMERGFGICSGDQLMFILAKEFRPKRVIFCADVDGVFTSDPALDRDAKLLETIDRSTLEKIPRTSRVTDVTGSIYAKLEFMLRLADLGLETLVINGRVPGRLEAAIKGEKVKGSVVLGGSR; from the coding sequence GTGTGCGCAGTTCTGGTTAAGCTTGGTGGCAGCGTGATTACTGATAAAGCTACCTACCGTCGCTTCGACCAACGGAGTATGGAAAGGCTAGCGAAGGAGATAGCCTGCGCCTCGCATGAGGTGTTTTTAGTCCATGGAGCTGGTTCATATGGTCATTTATTAGCAGCGGAACACCGATTGCATGAAGGATATCAAGAAAGGACGCAACTGGAAGGTCTATCGAGAGTGCATATGGATGTGCGCGAGTTAAATCTCATGGTAATGCGCTGCTTGAATAATGCTGGAGTAAGTGCTGTTTCCTTACCACCCGGGGCCATGGGCCTGATGAAAAATGGCGAACTAGTGAGGATGGACATAGAGATGTTTCGGCTTTACCATGATCTTGGCCTTTTACCAGTTACCTTTGGCGACGTCATGCTCGATATGGAGCGCGGCTTCGGTATATGCTCTGGCGATCAACTGATGTTCATTCTAGCCAAGGAGTTCAGGCCAAAACGCGTCATATTTTGCGCCGATGTCGACGGAGTTTTTACCTCTGACCCCGCATTGGACCGCGATGCTAAGCTGCTGGAAACTATCGACCGTTCTACGCTGGAAAAGATCCCCCGCACCTCTCGAGTGACCGATGTCACGGGATCGATTTATGCCAAGTTAGAGTTTATGCTGCGTCTGGCTGATCTAGGCTTGGAGACGTTAGTTATAAATGGGCGAGTTCCAGGCAGGCTAGAGGCAGCTATTAAAGGGGAGAAGGTTAAAGGGTCAGTGGTGCTTGGAGGCTCGAGATGA
- the radB gene encoding DNA repair and recombination protein RadB — MDKVPFGCRTLDELLEGGIELGSVTLIYGEAGTGKTNLCLVLSRNIALQGRKVLYLDTEGISLERYRQICGHDFDEILKATLISEVHSFEDQEKMVDRAVKLAEVNPDVGLIVVDSISMHYRLTSREEDRVERKSLTSQSLKLLGVARKRSIPIILTSQVYTDVEHGTFEPLGGHSLMHNAKTLLRLEKVSLGRRRATLMKHRHIEEGRSAEFRLVQNGIEC; from the coding sequence GTGGATAAAGTTCCCTTTGGCTGCCGAACTTTGGACGAGCTCTTAGAGGGCGGGATCGAATTAGGTAGCGTGACCCTAATCTATGGAGAGGCTGGGACGGGAAAGACCAATCTTTGTTTGGTGCTATCCCGAAACATCGCCTTGCAAGGTAGGAAAGTGCTTTACCTGGATACGGAAGGGATTAGCCTGGAGCGCTATCGCCAGATTTGTGGTCATGACTTCGATGAAATTCTGAAGGCGACTTTGATTTCTGAGGTTCATTCCTTCGAAGACCAAGAGAAGATGGTGGATCGAGCCGTCAAGCTGGCGGAGGTCAATCCCGATGTAGGTTTGATCGTGGTAGACTCTATTTCCATGCACTATCGCCTAACCAGTCGTGAGGAGGATAGGGTAGAGAGGAAGTCACTGACTTCGCAGAGCCTGAAGCTTTTAGGAGTGGCGCGAAAGAGGAGCATTCCCATCATACTCACGTCTCAGGTTTATACCGATGTGGAGCATGGCACCTTCGAGCCCTTGGGTGGACATTCTCTCATGCACAATGCCAAGACGCTTCTCAGATTGGAGAAGGTGTCCTTGGGAAGGAGACGTGCCACGTTGATGAAGCACCGGCATATCGAGGAGGGAAGGAGCGCTGAATTCCGCCTAGTGCAAAATGGTATCGAGTGCTAG
- a CDS encoding ATP-dependent DNA helicase, producing the protein MEASERVNLILPSNADLFPFELPRASQNQFLEDARNCLASGTHLFANAPTGLGKTAVSLAAALERSYEEQGCVLFLTAKQSQHHAAIEALRLINKKRRILVVDLVAREDMCLAKKRNGMLCLQGQKCYFHNNLEEEAVQRILAFPLHTQEVIRLCLRMGTCPYLASLKALQSADCVVADYNQAFMLQGNGALWRTGRTLSKSILIVDEAHNLPDRISESHSFSLGENDLNLALQDADMRRFHDDILALQDVVRHLARRVVGEEIKSWELDEALEERCGTDTHGLASEIEEELGEEAVSHTKLMGFLSCWSAFGDGSYRFFKNQQALKHLLLDVSLISAPILEQVHTAIFMSGTLHPPEMFADILGIGERCACRTYRSPFPSKNRKLIALPGISSRFRHRGEETYKNVARCIVQVAQNTPGNMAVFFPSYDFMSSTLFHLRSSSMSKVIITDSRNLGKNERDAMLKEMRREGERALFASLGGSFAEGVDFHSNLLSAVVIVGLPLAPPSRELDAKIRWLSKRFSPHKALLYAQIYPAIAKMLQAAGRAIRSEKDRAAIILLDDRYLLNPVHDALPEDFQPSCCSDLETELRSFFYPP; encoded by the coding sequence ATGGAAGCTAGCGAGCGGGTAAACCTCATTCTTCCGTCAAATGCAGACCTCTTTCCTTTCGAGCTGCCAAGGGCGAGCCAGAACCAATTCCTGGAAGATGCGCGCAACTGCCTCGCTTCAGGGACTCACCTCTTTGCCAACGCACCCACAGGACTGGGAAAGACTGCAGTCTCTCTCGCCGCTGCCCTGGAGAGGTCGTATGAAGAGCAGGGCTGCGTTCTTTTCCTTACTGCCAAGCAATCGCAGCACCATGCCGCAATTGAGGCCTTGCGCCTCATAAACAAGAAGCGTCGAATCTTGGTCGTGGATCTCGTTGCACGAGAGGATATGTGCCTTGCCAAGAAAAGGAATGGGATGCTCTGTCTCCAAGGACAGAAATGCTACTTCCATAACAATCTTGAAGAAGAAGCAGTGCAGCGCATCCTGGCCTTTCCTCTACACACGCAAGAAGTGATACGGTTATGTCTTCGCATGGGCACTTGTCCATATTTGGCTAGCCTAAAAGCTTTGCAGAGCGCTGATTGCGTGGTGGCAGATTACAATCAGGCTTTTATGCTGCAAGGGAATGGTGCCTTATGGAGAACTGGCAGGACTCTTTCGAAATCCATATTGATCGTGGATGAGGCCCATAACCTTCCTGACAGAATCTCAGAGTCTCATTCTTTCTCTTTGGGGGAGAACGATTTGAACTTAGCCTTGCAGGATGCCGACATGCGGCGATTCCATGATGACATTCTGGCACTCCAGGATGTAGTCAGGCACTTGGCAAGGAGAGTAGTGGGCGAAGAGATCAAAAGCTGGGAGCTTGACGAGGCTCTCGAAGAGAGGTGCGGAACGGACACTCACGGTCTCGCCTCAGAGATCGAAGAAGAGCTAGGGGAAGAAGCTGTGAGCCATACGAAATTAATGGGATTCCTGAGCTGTTGGTCCGCTTTTGGAGATGGAAGCTATAGATTCTTCAAGAACCAGCAAGCCCTCAAACATCTGCTGCTAGATGTTTCTCTCATATCTGCACCTATTCTAGAGCAGGTGCATACTGCAATTTTCATGAGTGGGACTTTGCATCCTCCTGAAATGTTTGCAGATATCCTCGGGATAGGAGAAAGATGCGCTTGTCGTACATATCGATCCCCTTTTCCCTCGAAGAATAGAAAGTTGATTGCCTTACCCGGCATCTCTTCACGCTTTCGCCACAGGGGAGAGGAGACCTATAAAAATGTGGCTAGATGCATCGTTCAAGTAGCCCAAAACACGCCCGGTAACATGGCCGTTTTCTTCCCTTCCTATGATTTCATGTCCTCGACCCTATTTCATCTTCGCTCTTCATCAATGTCCAAGGTCATTATAACCGATTCTAGAAACCTAGGAAAGAATGAACGCGATGCCATGTTGAAAGAGATGAGACGAGAAGGAGAAAGAGCCCTCTTCGCATCCCTGGGAGGTTCTTTCGCCGAAGGGGTAGACTTCCATAGTAATTTGCTATCGGCAGTTGTGATAGTGGGACTACCTTTGGCACCTCCCTCAAGAGAGCTGGACGCGAAGATACGTTGGCTCAGCAAACGCTTCTCACCGCACAAAGCCTTACTGTATGCCCAGATCTACCCTGCCATAGCGAAGATGCTTCAGGCAGCGGGAAGGGCCATCAGGTCGGAGAAGGATCGGGCAGCAATAATACTTCTGGATGATCGCTATCTGCTGAACCCTGTACATGATGCCTTGCCAGAAGACTTCCAACCTTCCTGTTGTTCCGATTTAGAAACAGAGCTTAGATCGTTCTTCTATCCTCCCTGA
- a CDS encoding MFS transporter: MGHSSASIEASKKAWSMASLVFLATMAAYIARVNISVALPYMSEDFGWDRVQEGLYGGLLLGIFLVGYGLSNIFLSPLVDRFGARRSLLVAIATFSLLTFFMGLVGLMFSFLLLARVLLGVAQGIVYPSASKATQAWFPQGKRSKVNSLHLSAMLWSNLLVPIILIPVIVMTDWRYAFLVVAGMCALTLIPINLYLKDSPNHSQNESTSCAAHTPLRLKVINDLREASRIRGLFSLSGADAAGNMVWWGISLWLPSYLKAQGMAPSEIMWVASLPYFGGIAGLLIGSYLSDRTGKVLVITVLFQAAGAITLLLMVGVNSPIATMAVLACLFFCIALLPPNAFTLLQNVAPPEIIGSATGIMNGIAVGMGAIGPILLGTVVAASGSFEAGFVIMAGLQVLSSLLLLRFGELSKQRSLEVKMVAELGTK; encoded by the coding sequence ATGGGACACTCCTCTGCATCCATCGAAGCGTCGAAGAAGGCATGGAGCATGGCATCACTAGTGTTCCTGGCCACGATGGCAGCTTACATCGCGAGAGTGAACATCAGTGTGGCACTTCCTTACATGAGTGAGGATTTCGGATGGGACAGGGTCCAAGAAGGTCTATATGGCGGGTTGCTGTTAGGAATATTTCTAGTTGGATATGGACTATCCAATATTTTCCTGAGTCCATTGGTAGATCGATTCGGGGCCAGGCGTAGCCTTCTCGTAGCCATAGCCACCTTCTCATTACTGACTTTCTTCATGGGGCTAGTGGGATTGATGTTTTCTTTTCTTCTCCTTGCCCGTGTGCTCCTGGGCGTGGCCCAAGGGATAGTATATCCGTCCGCAAGTAAGGCCACTCAAGCGTGGTTCCCTCAGGGAAAGAGATCCAAAGTCAATTCCCTGCATCTCAGCGCTATGCTTTGGTCTAACCTTCTCGTGCCGATAATCCTCATTCCTGTGATAGTCATGACCGATTGGCGCTACGCCTTCTTGGTGGTGGCAGGAATGTGTGCTTTGACATTAATACCGATAAATCTTTACTTGAAGGATTCTCCCAACCACTCCCAAAATGAATCTACGTCGTGCGCTGCTCACACCCCCTTGCGATTGAAAGTGATTAACGATTTGCGTGAGGCATCGCGCATCAGAGGATTATTCTCGCTATCGGGGGCAGATGCCGCTGGTAACATGGTTTGGTGGGGCATTTCCTTATGGCTGCCGAGTTATCTCAAAGCCCAAGGCATGGCCCCCTCGGAGATAATGTGGGTTGCTTCCCTGCCTTATTTTGGAGGCATTGCTGGCCTATTGATAGGCTCTTATCTAAGTGACCGGACGGGGAAGGTGCTGGTCATAACGGTCTTATTTCAGGCGGCTGGAGCTATCACTCTCCTTTTAATGGTAGGTGTGAACTCACCAATCGCGACCATGGCAGTGCTAGCATGTCTCTTCTTCTGCATCGCCCTGCTGCCACCCAACGCCTTCACCCTGTTGCAGAACGTGGCCCCTCCTGAAATAATAGGAAGCGCCACAGGGATCATGAACGGCATCGCCGTGGGCATGGGGGCCATTGGTCCAATTCTGCTAGGTACGGTGGTGGCCGCCAGTGGCTCTTTTGAGGCGGGTTTTGTTATCATGGCGGGGCTACAAGTTCTTTCATCGCTCCTGCTTCTGCGCTTCGGTGAGCTCAGCAAACAAAGGAGCTTAGAAGTAAAAATGGTGGCTGAATTAGGCACAAAATGA
- a CDS encoding TIGR00266 family protein: protein MRYTITGDNLQFANIEIGPGEMVYAEAGSMAYMTGNIQMQARARGGIMKGLGRALMGESFFVTEFQAQGGPGIVGFAGDAPGKIMALDLRGGRVFFLQKSSFLVAEGAVNLDIAFQRRLGAALFGGEGLIIQKAWGEGTIFISACGDLIEKQLAPGELMRVSTAHVVGWEASVQYDIAPVGGIKTALFGGEGLFLTTLRGPGKVIIQSMTLQKLANSLIPYLPKPDNSRGIRIG, encoded by the coding sequence ATGAGATACACCATTACGGGAGACAACTTACAGTTCGCCAATATCGAAATCGGGCCTGGCGAGATGGTCTATGCAGAAGCAGGTAGCATGGCATATATGACTGGAAATATCCAGATGCAGGCTCGTGCCCGCGGGGGCATTATGAAGGGGCTAGGCAGGGCTTTGATGGGGGAGTCCTTCTTCGTCACCGAGTTCCAGGCTCAAGGAGGACCAGGAATTGTTGGCTTTGCGGGTGATGCTCCAGGAAAGATAATGGCTTTGGATCTCAGAGGAGGGAGAGTTTTCTTTTTGCAGAAATCTTCTTTCCTGGTGGCAGAGGGGGCAGTGAATTTAGACATCGCCTTCCAGAGGCGTCTGGGAGCGGCGCTGTTCGGCGGTGAGGGTTTGATAATTCAAAAAGCATGGGGGGAAGGTACTATATTCATCAGCGCATGCGGGGACCTTATAGAGAAACAGCTTGCCCCAGGAGAGCTAATGCGCGTCTCCACCGCACATGTGGTCGGCTGGGAGGCGAGTGTGCAATATGACATCGCTCCTGTTGGAGGAATAAAGACTGCACTTTTCGGAGGAGAGGGGCTGTTCCTCACCACCCTTAGAGGCCCAGGAAAAGTTATCATTCAGTCCATGACCCTGCAGAAGCTGGCCAATTCCCTCATACCATATTTGCCCAAGCCTGATAACTCGAGAGGCATAAGGATAGGGTGA
- a CDS encoding XTP/dITP diphosphatase, whose translation MRRLHLITGNQGKLREFKSALQPLGYEVVHLPQEVFEIQADTLEEVVRECLRQLRERGINDFVLDDSGLFIDALNGFPGVYSSYVLRTLGCQGVLKLMQDEQDRRARFECCIGCSMRGREDLIVKGVCRGRIIETMRGSGGFGFDPIFAAEGQERTFAEMPLEEKNEVSHRGKAIKSLAEHLKS comes from the coding sequence ATGAGGCGCCTTCACTTGATAACTGGCAACCAGGGTAAACTACGCGAGTTCAAGTCAGCCTTGCAACCTTTGGGGTATGAAGTTGTACATCTCCCCCAAGAGGTCTTTGAGATACAAGCAGATACTTTGGAGGAGGTTGTACGAGAGTGTTTGCGGCAATTGCGGGAGCGAGGCATCAACGACTTTGTGCTGGATGACTCTGGGCTATTCATCGATGCCTTGAACGGCTTCCCTGGAGTCTATTCCTCTTACGTTCTCCGCACCTTAGGATGCCAAGGTGTTCTCAAGCTCATGCAGGATGAGCAAGACAGGAGAGCTAGATTCGAGTGCTGCATAGGATGTTCGATGAGAGGTCGAGAAGATCTGATTGTTAAAGGAGTATGTCGTGGCCGCATCATAGAAACAATGAGGGGCTCAGGTGGCTTCGGCTTCGATCCCATCTTCGCAGCCGAGGGTCAGGAGCGAACCTTTGCTGAGATGCCTCTAGAAGAAAAGAACGAAGTGTCGCACCGGGGAAAAGCCATTAAGTCCTTAGCCGAGCATTTGAAGTCATAG
- a CDS encoding polyprenyl synthetase family protein has product MDVSRELMRRAKMVDESLLRYLEVGKYEKLRKAIRHYPEAGGKRLRPSMAFAVAEAVGGRGKDALPFGCALELIHNFTLVHDDVMDEDPVRRGRPAVHALFGQPTAIIAGDALFALAFKVLATTPVDGERLRRLLSLTSETVYLVAEGQQMDIDFEQRQDVTKEEYLEMVEKKTAVLFACAAEGGAIIGGGTEDQLQDMYEYARLAGIGFQIWDDVLGLIADEKTLGKPVGSDIRNGKRTLIAVHAFETLSKEEAKKYAPILKAFGNESATDEEVKDVIALFEELGSIKYGKEVALDYAKKAKEKLCCLKPGPEKEFLRELVDFSVGRQS; this is encoded by the coding sequence ATGGATGTTTCAAGGGAATTGATGAGAAGGGCAAAGATGGTGGATGAATCTCTCCTAAGGTATTTGGAGGTGGGGAAGTACGAGAAGTTGCGAAAGGCGATACGGCACTATCCCGAAGCAGGTGGTAAGCGCCTAAGACCCTCCATGGCTTTTGCGGTGGCAGAGGCTGTGGGAGGGAGAGGGAAGGACGCACTGCCATTCGGCTGCGCCTTAGAGCTGATACATAACTTCACCTTGGTGCATGACGACGTGATGGATGAGGATCCTGTTAGAAGAGGGAGACCGGCGGTGCATGCCCTCTTCGGACAGCCTACCGCGATCATCGCGGGAGATGCTCTATTTGCCCTCGCCTTCAAAGTTTTAGCCACCACTCCCGTGGATGGTGAGCGCTTGCGACGGCTGCTTTCGCTGACCTCTGAGACCGTCTATTTAGTCGCCGAGGGGCAGCAAATGGATATCGATTTCGAGCAAAGGCAGGATGTCACCAAAGAGGAATACTTGGAAATGGTGGAGAAGAAGACGGCAGTGCTCTTCGCCTGCGCTGCAGAGGGGGGTGCGATAATCGGCGGGGGAACTGAGGATCAACTTCAGGACATGTATGAGTATGCTAGATTGGCTGGCATAGGCTTTCAGATCTGGGATGACGTGTTGGGCCTGATAGCTGATGAGAAGACGCTGGGAAAACCCGTAGGAAGCGACATACGCAACGGAAAGAGGACCCTTATCGCAGTGCATGCCTTCGAGACCTTGAGCAAGGAAGAGGCGAAGAAGTACGCACCCATTCTCAAGGCATTCGGTAATGAAAGCGCGACCGATGAAGAGGTCAAAGATGTGATCGCTCTATTCGAGGAACTGGGCAGTATTAAGTACGGGAAAGAGGTGGCGCTAGATTATGCAAAAAAGGCTAAGGAGAAGCTCTGCTGCTTGAAACCGGGGCCTGAAAAGGAGTTTCTGCGGGAATTGGTGGACTTCTCTGTTGGAAGGCAGAGCTAA
- a CDS encoding DUF92 domain-containing protein: MSLLIDMALVLSICLLLSVLSYRFGLLTKSGGAASFFVGVVIGVFGSVNWLILLIAFTLAGFVVTKFRLNMKIERGVQEGRKGERTWKNVLANGLVPALIAIISWRLDASRSIEAGIVYLTAISVAASDTVASELGVLSDKAFLITSGVPVAAGTDGGVSIWGTFWAFMGAVLASSLGWAVIFPGTWPEFSIIIPIFMGFIGCNIDSLIGATLERKGLISKLGTNLSSMAIATTLAVLLLMLF; the protein is encoded by the coding sequence ATGAGCCTCCTGATAGATATGGCTCTAGTGCTATCGATTTGCCTACTGCTTAGCGTGCTCTCTTATCGCTTTGGCCTTCTCACGAAAAGCGGCGGAGCCGCCTCTTTCTTCGTAGGCGTAGTGATAGGAGTGTTCGGTTCAGTAAATTGGCTTATTCTTCTGATAGCCTTCACATTAGCTGGCTTTGTGGTAACAAAATTCAGGCTGAATATGAAGATCGAACGTGGGGTGCAAGAGGGCAGGAAGGGCGAGAGAACATGGAAGAACGTCCTGGCAAATGGCCTTGTACCAGCGCTAATCGCGATCATATCTTGGAGGCTAGATGCAAGCCGTTCGATAGAAGCAGGTATCGTTTATCTAACGGCGATAAGTGTCGCCGCTTCAGACACTGTAGCAAGTGAGCTAGGAGTTTTGAGTGATAAGGCCTTTCTCATCACCAGTGGGGTGCCAGTAGCGGCAGGAACAGATGGAGGGGTGAGCATCTGGGGAACTTTTTGGGCTTTTATGGGGGCGGTATTAGCATCTTCCTTGGGTTGGGCCGTCATCTTTCCAGGTACATGGCCTGAATTCAGTATAATTATCCCCATCTTCATGGGATTTATAGGTTGCAATATTGATAGCTTAATCGGAGCAACATTGGAAAGAAAGGGCTTGATATCCAAATTAGGTACCAACCTTTCATCTATGGCTATCGCTACGACGCTAGCGGTTTTACTTCTTATGCTCTTCTGA
- a CDS encoding KEOPS complex kinase/ATPase Bud32: MDVIRRGAEAEIRRGIWKGRRVIIKSRVIKNYRHPMLDERLRGLRTRNEARLIVEARRHGVPTPIIYDIDLAKAELVMEEIEGLRIKDVLMDAPVTEAEKICEEVGRLVALLHKARIVHGDLTTSNMILRQGRIYFIDFSLGGRNAELEDLGVDLHLLKEAFQSAHSERFYLFDSILRSYSLHNPEAKHVMAKVKDIESRGRYT; this comes from the coding sequence GTGGATGTAATAAGGCGGGGCGCGGAGGCGGAGATTAGGCGAGGCATATGGAAAGGCCGCAGGGTGATAATTAAGAGCCGTGTCATCAAGAATTATCGCCATCCTATGCTCGATGAAAGGCTACGCGGCTTGCGCACGCGCAACGAAGCCAGATTGATCGTGGAAGCGAGGAGGCACGGCGTCCCCACCCCGATAATATATGATATCGATCTAGCCAAGGCAGAGTTGGTTATGGAGGAGATCGAAGGGCTGAGGATCAAGGATGTGCTGATGGACGCGCCTGTGACCGAGGCTGAGAAAATCTGCGAAGAAGTAGGTAGACTGGTGGCCCTTCTGCACAAAGCGAGAATAGTGCATGGGGATCTCACTACTTCAAACATGATACTGCGACAGGGCAGGATATATTTCATCGATTTCTCTCTAGGAGGACGAAACGCTGAACTAGAAGATCTGGGAGTTGATCTTCACCTGCTGAAAGAGGCTTTCCAATCAGCGCATTCGGAGCGCTTCTATCTCTTCGATTCCATCCTGAGGTCTTATTCTCTCCACAATCCTGAGGCTAAGCATGTAATGGCCAAAGTGAAGGATATCGAGTCCAGAGGAAGATACACATGA